The DNA window GACCGTAGCGCCGCCTTGAGGACGGCACTACGGTTTCGACTGTTCTACGGCAAGTGCCTCGAAACGCCAGCGCTCTAATTTCTTTCGTAGAAAGGAGGTGGTTCGATGCCTAGCCCGCGAAGATACACGTAGGCTTGGCCGCGATGGTGCGTCTCATTGTCAATGGCGTAGAGAATCGTCTTGAAGCCCGGGTTCTCCCATTGGCCAAACGCACGATCGATTTCTGCAAAACGGGCAGGCGGAATGGTGGGCCAGATCTGTGTGAGTTGCTCGCTTGCCTCATCCCAAAGACGAAGCAATTCACTCTTGGTGGCGGGCAGTGCGACGGGGTTCTCCTCCCACTTGCCGGTTGCCACGCCGCGGGCAATCGGCACGGCCATCTTCAGAAACTCATGTACCATCTGGGCAAATGGACGCATGCTGCCTACGGAGTAATGAAAGAGTTTGTCTTCCGGAAAAGCGTCGATCACGCGCCTTGTCAGGCGGCGTTGGCCTTGCCAATGTTCCAGAACTTGATCGGGTGTCAGAACGGTGGTT is part of the Bryobacter aggregatus MPL3 genome and encodes:
- a CDS encoding DinB family protein; translated protein: MTTTVLTPDQVLEHWQGQRRLTRRVIDAFPEDKLFHYSVGSMRPFAQMVHEFLKMAVPIARGVATGKWEENPVALPATKSELLRLWDEASEQLTQIWPTIPPARFAEIDRAFGQWENPGFKTILYAIDNETHHRGQAYVYLRGLGIEPPPFYERN